From Jeotgalibacillus haloalkalitolerans:
TAGGCGGCGTGATTATGAAAATCATTCAGGAAATCATCTATGGTGTGATTCTGGCCCAGGTATTCTTTGAATGGTACAGAAAAGAAAAATCTGAAGAAGATGCATTGAATGCATCATTGTATGCTGCAAGAGAACCAAAAACGTTATCATGATGATATAGAAAGAGGACACAGACCATGACATTACCGTTATTACCGACGTTAAGTACTTTTTTTATCGTAGTGAGTGCTGTGCTGGTGGCAATTGGCTGGGCACTTGTCAGAAAAAGAAAAATCGAAGCGCATAAGAAAACGATGTTTGCTGCAGCGATTGCAGCACTGACTTTTTTTATTATTTATATGAGCAGAACGATTTTTGCAGGGAATACTGCATTTGGCGGACCGGATGAAATGAAGATCTATTATACTCTTTTCCTGATCTTTCATATTATTCTTGCCACAACAGGTGCTGTATTCGGACTTGTAACAATCTGGCTCGGCTATAAAAACAGAATCAAGAAACACCGTAAAATCGGTCCTGTCACTTCAGTGATCTGGTTTGCAACCGCTATTACCGGTGTAATGGTTTATCTGCTTCTATACGTACTGTATGAAGGCGGGGAGACGACTTCTGTTATTAAAGCGATTCTTGGAACTTAATCAATAGAATAAGCAAAAAAGCGTGCCAATTACGGCGCGCTTTTTTATATATGCTATCTGACAATTAAAACTTAAAGTCCATTTTAATAATACCTGCTTCTTTAGCTGAATTGAAAATAATCAGGATCAGCGGACCAATAATAAAACCGAGGATACCAAACAGTTTCAACCCGATAAACATCGCGATCAGTGTCGCCAGTGGTGATAGTCCAATATGAGTACCCATTACTTTTGGTTCTACCGTTCTTCTGATGATTAGAAGAATGGCTGCAAGGATCGCCAGTTGAGTACCCTGTTCTATATCACCCGTAATCAGCTGGAAGATTGCCCAGGGAGCTAATACAACAATTGATCCGATAATCGGAATTAAATCAATCAGCCAGATGATGATTGCCATTACAAGTGCAACCTCAGGCGCAATAATATAAAGACCGATTAAAGAACCTGCAAGTATTAATAAACTTACAAGGAATTGTGCTTTTGCAAATCCCCAGATTACTTTTGAAAGTCTTGCAGTCATGAACCGCACTTTTTCAGCAGTCTGCTCTTTCAGGTGTTTGTAGATATTTTTTCTGATCGTCGGCAGATCGAGCATAATGAGGAATAATGCGATCAGGTAAACAAGGAAGCTGACCAGGTAATCAGGAATATTTGTAATCATTCCGGTTACACTTTCAGCATTAATTGAATTAGTGATACTTGTTCTGAAATCATTGATGAAGTTATTAATTTCAGCACTTGTCTGAGTCATTACCTGCTGAGGTACCTGTGCGAATGTGATTGCCATGTCAGTTTCGACTGATTTCCACCAGAGGGCAAGCTCATTTACATAGTCAGGTGTGTTTTCAACAAATTGAATTGCCTGTCCAATCAGTTTTGTAACAGCTATGTACAGGAGAAGTCCGATTGTGCCGAGAAAGAGTATAAATACTGTGCCGACAGAGAGCTTCCTGTTAAATTTTGTTTTATTTTCTATCAGCTTAACAAGCGGATCTAAAATAAGAGCTGTAATGAGAGCGGCAATCAAAGGTACTGAAACGGGTAAAATGAAGTAAATCAGCAATAATGAAATAATGACGACGAGTGTCGTAATTACATTCTTTTTTGTAAATAACTTGTTCAACGCCGGTCCCCTTTCAAATCGTTTGTTAATATAGAGGATAGTGAATCGCCTAAAAGGCGCAGAAAATAAGAGGTTATATATAAAATAAAGAGCCATTATACCATGGCTCCTGACCATTATATGGCGATCTTTGCTAGATCCTCATAAATGGCAATTAAGATTTTTTCACAAGTTTGTACAAGGTGCTCAGGGAATTCTTCGCCTTCACCATATTCAACACCATGTGGATAATAATGTTTGCCAAGTAACGGTGTAAGAAGCTTAACATCAGCATCACTTGCACCGATATCGCCATTTTCAGTGTATCCGAAAATTCGAAGGTAAAAAGTACCTTCACGGATTTCAAACTTTCTGTCGTATGTAACACGTTCCCAGTCCCATTGGCCTGCACGAACCATGCCATGTTCATTCATTACATCTTCTAATGGATCAAATTCAATTAATAGAGATTCTAATCCCGTATTTTCAAAGCGCATTTGAAAATCTCCTCCTGTAAACCAGTTTTAAAAATAAGTCGTCTCATGCTTAATAATAGTCGAAACAGTAAGAAGTTGCAATTATGTCATTCATTAAAATCATGTTTTTTGTGGCGAAAAGATGACAGTTCATATACGGCCAATTGCTATTATTATATCCTGATCATATGTATAATATAGATAATAGATAAAAAGGGGGGACACAGATGAAGGCAATGATCAGAATAGGCGTAGTGATATTAGTCATATTCCTCATTGGCTTTTACAATGGTCCTTCTTTTCAGGAAAATGAAGAGATTGAAAACGAGCCGTTCAGTGTTGATTCCAATGAAAATGCAGAGATTCCTTCATCAGATGGACTGACCAGACCAAAATCCGGTGTCTCTGTCTATATAGGCCAAAATGTGGAACTTCTGATTGAGGAATATGGGAATCCTGAAAGAATGGATCCGGGCAGAAATGGACTGACCTGGTATATTTATAAGGTCGAAAACGGATATATGCAGGCTGCGGTAAAAAATGATGAAGTTAAAGCATTGTTTGTAATGGGAAATGCTTATGACAGTACGCCATATTTCTCAGGCCAGTCTGTTCAGGATATTTATCAATTTACAATGATTAATAGCGAAATCATTGTTGAAGATAATGGTCGGGTTTATCAGCTGGAATTGAGTGAGCAGGATCTTCATACACGATTACTTGTGCAATTTGAGGACATTTATGCCCAGTTAATGATTGATTCTGTATCAAACAACCTGATGGGCGTATATTATCTGGATAAAGAAACATTGCTCGATCAGCAGCCGTATGAAGGTTCAGTAGAAGGTGGCCCGTTAGCAGATCAGGATCAATTAGTATTAGACGAAGTGAATGAAGCAAATGAACGTCAGATGTTTGATATTGTTAATTTTATCAGATCGGCAAATGGATTGGATGAATTAATCTGGGATGATCAGCTGGCGGAAGCGGCAAGAGAGTTAAGCCGGACACGTGAGCAGATGTCGATCGAGTCATCTGGAGAACAGGCGGGTTTATCAGACAGGCTGGAGATCTTAGACAGGGATTACAAGTCAGCTGCTGAAAACACTGCCTCGCAATATTATCTGACACCTGCAGTGGTTCATGGATGGCTGAATTCAGAAAGTCATCGGAGCACGATGCTTGACGATACATTCACCCATACCGGATCCGGCGTGTACGGAAGTTACTTTACACAGGATTTTGTACAATTTGATACGCCGGAGGAAGAGGAAGACGGCTTATCTTTACAGCATGAAGAATAAAGCTTTTAGAAATTCCAGCGAACCAAATTTTAAAGAAGTTGGGACAAAATGATAAAATATTAGATTCTAATTTCTCCTTATTGAAATTATATTTAGTGCAGCGGAGCTTAAGGGGGCGACTCCGGGACGAATAGGGAAGCTGAGACCCCGCAGCCGTAGGCGAGGAGGCTTAGCAACAACCGTCCGGAAAGCGTCCCCCTGAAGCGGAGCGAACCGATTAAAGAGTCAAGGACATATCAAAGTGATGTCCTTGACTCTTTTTATTTACGGTCAATGATAAAGAAAGAACCTGTAGCATGTGCAGCTCTTTTTCCTTCAGCCGTTTCCACCCAGCCCTCAATCACCATGCTTTTGCTCCCATGATGAATAACTTTTGCAAATGCCTGAATTGAGCCCGTGTGAATCGGTGCTGTGTAATGCAGGTTAAGCTGATTTGTAACAGCAGCTTTATCAGGTGGTGAAATTTTATTCGCCAGTACACCCATCGCTGTATCAATTGCTGTAGCAGTAATGCCTCCGTGCATCATGCCTAATGAGTTATAGACGATCGGCGTAACCGGCATGGAAATATTAAGAATTTCCCCATCAAATTGATGCTCCATTGCATACATCGCACTGACATAAGAGGTTGTCAAGCCCTGCCTCTTTGATTCAAAGCCTTTTAAAACCTGTTCTATGATGTTTTTTTCATCATCATTTAACTGATCAATGCTTAGTTGATTGATTGTATTCATGATGTAACCCCCTTTAACCATTCATTTCATTTTACCATAAAATAAAAGATAGTAATGAAGAGGAGGGCGCATATGAGTACACAGCGTTTAGATGAGTTCAAGGTGTATCTGAAAAAACATCCTGAGCTCGTGCAAAAGGTCAGACGACAGGAGCTCACATGGCAGGAATTATATGAGGAGTGGCTGTTGCTTGGGGATGACAAAGGTTCCGGGATTGAATTTGATCAGATTTTTTCCAGTGTGAAGGAAAAGATTCAGCATTTTGATCCGGCACAAATTGAAGAATATTCGAAGCGTCTTCAGTCAGGCCTGGACTTCTTTCAGGAAATGCTGAACCACTTTAACAAGCAAAACGATAAGGAAGACGATATTTTAATGAAACAATGGAAGCAATAAGGGGATTCATTTCATGTATTTCGTGTTATGATAAATGTGGAGGTGCGAATATGTTAGCTACTATGGAAAGAATCCAGCTGCTTGATGCGTCAGATGAATTGTCTGAAGCAATCCTGCACTCAGAAACATTAGATAATTATTACGAGAAGTACCGCACATTAAAATCGTCCAGCACGTCGATGGATAAAATATATAAGTTTAACTCATTAAAGGAACTGTATGAAGAAGTACAGCGTTTTGGCAGATATCACCCTGATTACAGCAGAGTGATGAAGGAAATACGTGAAACAAAGAGAGAGATGGACATGGATCCGAACGTGGCTCAGTTCAGAGTGGCAGAAAATGAATTGCAGCAATTACTTGATGAAGTAAGCTCCCTGATCGGTCATGCTGTTTCTGAAAATGTAAAAATTCCAACCGGCAACCCATTCTTTGATTCCCAGTCCGGTTGCAGCGGAGGCTGCGGCTCTGGCGGGGGCTGCTCGTGCTCGGCATAACAGGAAAAAATTAAAAAATAAAAAACTGACGGAATGCTTATCACATTCCGTCAGTTTTTTTAATCGTTTTTAATCAATTGCATCGCAATATCAGGACGGTCCGTGATAATACCGTCAGCGCCGAGTCTCAGCAGGCGGTCCATTGTTTCAACATCATTCACTGTCCAGTATTCAACCTGAATGTTAAGTGACGTCAGAAACTCAATAAACCCTTTAGAATCAAGCGGAATTGATTTATGTTTGGTTGGAATCTGGATTGCATCCGTGTTTGGATGATAAAGGTGTCCAAATCCACTGCGGTATAATGAGAACGCTTTTCTCGCTTCATTTTCCCCTGCACCAATGGCAACGCGGTCCTGAGAGTATAGGGAGAAACGGTCAATCTGCTCATCATAAAAGCTTGTGACAAGCACTCTGTCCTCAACGCCAAGCTTCTCGATCAGGCGCCATAGCTTTGAAGGCATCAGGCTTCCTTCATAAGTATCAGGGTCCTCTTTCATATCAATATTGAACAGCTTGTCCGGGAACGCTTCAAGCGCTTCCTTCAGGCTCAGAACCTGTTCACCTTTTCCTCTGAAGGTCTGATCTCCCTGAAGGTCTCTGAAATGATAACCGAGATCAAATTCTTTGAGCTCAGAAAGAGTGTAATCAGCGACTCTGCCAGCCCCATTTGTAGTACGATCGATAAACTGGTCATGGAAGATCACTAATTCCTCATCTTTTGTCATGCGGATATCAATCTCAAATCCATCAACCCCGAGCTCAGCAGCCTGTTTAAATGCTGCAAGTGAACTTTCCGGTGCAAGCGCTGCGCCGCCTCTATGAGCAAATACACGTGGTTTTTCACCTTCAAAAAACTTTTTTGTTGGTCTTTTAGCTGGTTTTGATGTCATTTTAGTTCCCGCCCAGATCGCTGCACCAGAAGCAGCAAGAGCAAGTCCGATATTCGTCTTCTTTCCCAATTCAAATCCTCCCTTATACAAATATTTCACATTTTAATGTTAGCACGCAGCCGTTTGGTTCACAAACATTAGCTTACCTGAAACGGATACAATCACTGCAAAGGTTTCCGCAGCAGAACATTTTTTCCTGTGGAACGTAAAAGCGGTGCCGGTAAACCCACTGTTCATTTTCAGCTCTTACAAAAATCGTCTCAGCATTCAGCCGCTTGCCTCTCATCGCACGGACCGCACATCTTTTGATCTTTTGCTCAATTTCCTGACGGTCTGACGTGATTGAATGCAGATATAAAAAGGGGATTCCCGCAGATATCCTCCATTCTGCTGTCACAATTCCCGGCTCTTCATCCAATAATGAAATAAACCGCTGCCAAATCTCATTTATATCCATATAAGCGCTTCCTTTCGTTGCCGGAAAGGCATACTATGTGCTACAATTTTGTGTAAGAAAAACGAGTGAGGTAATGACTATGCTGACAGAGCGTCAAGGATTAATCGTATGGCTGCACAGCTTAAAGCACGCTAAAACGCTAAGGCGCTTTGGGAATGTGCATTACGTATCAAGAAAAATGAAGTATGTATTATTATACTGCAACCAGAGTGAAATTGAAAAACTGACAGAAAAACTTTCCAATTACTCTTACGTTAAAAAGGTTGATGTATCATTACGGCCTTTTGTGAAAACAGAATATGAGAATGCAAGACCGGATAAAGCAAAAGAGTACGACTATAAAATGGGTCTTTGACAATTTAAAAAGGCGGGCATATGCTCCGCCTTTTTGTGTCTCAATATGATGATGAAAGAGGGGCAATGAAATGGTTCATTCTCAAAATACCGATCAGGTGCTGGAAATACAGCTGCTTTTCCCCAAAAGCAATCGAAGGCTGTACCTCTAAATGAACGATTGGAATACCTGAACGTTCAGCAGCGGTTTCAATCAATTTCAGTCTCTCGGAAGGCTGCTCCAGATCAGGTATACCTTCAGTCGAAATATAGATCGCCTGAAAACTGCCGATTTCAGTTTTTTTCATAATCAGTGCCGGCGAGACGACCTTTTTGCCATTCATTTCAGTGTGGAAAACTGCCAGCCGCAAAGCACGCTCTTTATTATATTTAATTAAATCGAGTAATTCATACACATCTGCATAACCTTCACCAAGTTCAATAAAACGTTGAATCATCATTTCACCTGCTTAATCAATTTTAAAAAGTTCACGTTCTAAATGTATCATATGTTTCAGAAATATGCTTTCAGTAAAAGAATCTAAATCCGGGGTGATCACAATGCATATTGTTGCAATCATCATTGTACTTTTTTTGGTTATCATTTATTTTCTTCCTGACAGTAAAAATGAAACAGCATTAAATGACGAAAGCTGGATTGTCGCAGCGATTGTCACAGCTTTAGTTACCTATGGATTCATCGAACTTGCAAAAGAAGAAGAGATGAAGGAAATGACATTACAGGAGCTTAAAGACACGTTAGCAGAAAACGGAGACCTGCCGGAACTTGAACAGATTGTTCATGAGATGGGAGCAGGAGACTTCATATCTGATCTGCCTGATTCGGGTTAAAGGTTAAAAAAATTATAAGATTGCTGACCTGTAATTTAAGTGCAGCGCAGCGTAACGATTACAAAAGCCTGAGACAGATGATGATGTCTCAGGCTCTTTTTTGAAAAAATAACGTATCTCATGGCGGTCCTCAGTCAATTATGGTAGCATAGGTACGAAAAGTGAGAAACTTTATCAATAATTGACAAATTGACTTGAGAGATTGTGGTGAGAAGATGAGAATTATATCCGGAGATAAAAGAGGTATTCAACTCCAGGCTGTCCCGGGCACGAATACAAGACCAACCACTGATAAAGTAAAAGAAGCCATTTTTAATATGATCGGTCCATATTTTGATGGAGGAAACGGGCTTGATTTATTTGCGGGGAGCGGGAACCTTGGTCTTGAAGCGTTAAGCAGAGGTCTTGATCATATGATATTTGTGGATAAAGACCGCAAAGCTTTTCAGACAGTGAAGGATAACATTAAAAAGTGTGGTTATGAAGACCATTCAGAAGTATACCGCAATGAGGCAGAGAGAGCTTTGAAAGCGGTTGCGAAAAGAGGTCTTCAATTTGAATGTATCTTTTTAGATCCGCCTTATAAAAATAAACAGCTTGATGCATACCTTGCCTTTATTGATGAACACCGGATGCTTTCAGAGGCAGGAGTCGTGATGTGTGAGCATGATTCGAATACAGAAGTACCTGAGAGATCCGGCAGTCTGGTCAGATTAAAACACGAACTGTACGGGACCACCGGTATTTCTATTTATAAAAGAGAGGAAGAAACTCATGAAGCGTAAAGCAGTATGCCCGGGAAGCTTTGACCCGATTACATTGGGGCATTTAGATATTATTTCACGCGGAGCCAAAAATTTTGATGAATTGCACATTGTTGTTTTAAATAACTCATCAAAAAAGCCTGCATTTTCAGTGGAAGAAAGAATGCAGCTAATCAGATCCGTAACAAAGGATATACCAAATATTAAAGTAGATTCCTATCAGGGTTTACTCGTTGATTATGCAAGAGAGGTCGGTGCGAACGTCATCATTCGCGGATTACGGGCGGTTTCTGACTTTGAGTATGAAATGCAGATCACTTCAATG
This genomic window contains:
- a CDS encoding glycerophosphodiester phosphodiesterase; protein product: MGKKTNIGLALAASGAAIWAGTKMTSKPAKRPTKKFFEGEKPRVFAHRGGAALAPESSLAAFKQAAELGVDGFEIDIRMTKDEELVIFHDQFIDRTTNGAGRVADYTLSELKEFDLGYHFRDLQGDQTFRGKGEQVLSLKEALEAFPDKLFNIDMKEDPDTYEGSLMPSKLWRLIEKLGVEDRVLVTSFYDEQIDRFSLYSQDRVAIGAGENEARKAFSLYRSGFGHLYHPNTDAIQIPTKHKSIPLDSKGFIEFLTSLNIQVEYWTVNDVETMDRLLRLGADGIITDRPDIAMQLIKND
- a CDS encoding PaaI family thioesterase, whose product is MNTINQLSIDQLNDDEKNIIEQVLKGFESKRQGLTTSYVSAMYAMEHQFDGEILNISMPVTPIVYNSLGMMHGGITATAIDTAMGVLANKISPPDKAAVTNQLNLHYTAPIHTGSIQAFAKVIHHGSKSMVIEGWVETAEGKRAAHATGSFFIIDRK
- a CDS encoding CAP domain-containing protein → MKAMIRIGVVILVIFLIGFYNGPSFQENEEIENEPFSVDSNENAEIPSSDGLTRPKSGVSVYIGQNVELLIEEYGNPERMDPGRNGLTWYIYKVENGYMQAAVKNDEVKALFVMGNAYDSTPYFSGQSVQDIYQFTMINSEIIVEDNGRVYQLELSEQDLHTRLLVQFEDIYAQLMIDSVSNNLMGVYYLDKETLLDQQPYEGSVEGGPLADQDQLVLDEVNEANERQMFDIVNFIRSANGLDELIWDDQLAEAARELSRTREQMSIESSGEQAGLSDRLEILDRDYKSAAENTASQYYLTPAVVHGWLNSESHRSTMLDDTFTHTGSGVYGSYFTQDFVQFDTPEEEEDGLSLQHEE
- a CDS encoding YugN family protein, producing MRFENTGLESLLIEFDPLEDVMNEHGMVRAGQWDWERVTYDRKFEIREGTFYLRIFGYTENGDIGASDADVKLLTPLLGKHYYPHGVEYGEGEEFPEHLVQTCEKILIAIYEDLAKIAI
- a CDS encoding YlbF family regulator; amino-acid sequence: MLATMERIQLLDASDELSEAILHSETLDNYYEKYRTLKSSSTSMDKIYKFNSLKELYEEVQRFGRYHPDYSRVMKEIRETKREMDMDPNVAQFRVAENELQQLLDEVSSLIGHAVSENVKIPTGNPFFDSQSGCSGGCGSGGGCSCSA
- the coaD gene encoding pantetheine-phosphate adenylyltransferase, which produces MKRKAVCPGSFDPITLGHLDIISRGAKNFDELHIVVLNNSSKKPAFSVEERMQLIRSVTKDIPNIKVDSYQGLLVDYAREVGANVIIRGLRAVSDFEYEMQITSMNRVLHNDLETFFIMTNNQYSFLSSSIVKEVARYGGDISELVPEEVEEALKQKYMVK
- the ytvI gene encoding sporulation integral membrane protein YtvI, with protein sequence MNKLFTKKNVITTLVVIISLLLIYFILPVSVPLIAALITALILDPLVKLIENKTKFNRKLSVGTVFILFLGTIGLLLYIAVTKLIGQAIQFVENTPDYVNELALWWKSVETDMAITFAQVPQQVMTQTSAEINNFINDFRTSITNSINAESVTGMITNIPDYLVSFLVYLIALFLIMLDLPTIRKNIYKHLKEQTAEKVRFMTARLSKVIWGFAKAQFLVSLLILAGSLIGLYIIAPEVALVMAIIIWLIDLIPIIGSIVVLAPWAIFQLITGDIEQGTQLAILAAILLIIRRTVEPKVMGTHIGLSPLATLIAMFIGLKLFGILGFIIGPLILIIFNSAKEAGIIKMDFKF
- a CDS encoding YlbG family protein encodes the protein MLTERQGLIVWLHSLKHAKTLRRFGNVHYVSRKMKYVLLYCNQSEIEKLTEKLSNYSYVKKVDVSLRPFVKTEYENARPDKAKEYDYKMGL
- a CDS encoding DUF7147 family protein — translated: MIQRFIELGEGYADVYELLDLIKYNKERALRLAVFHTEMNGKKVVSPALIMKKTEIGSFQAIYISTEGIPDLEQPSERLKLIETAAERSGIPIVHLEVQPSIAFGEKQLYFQHLIGILRMNHFIAPLSSSY
- the rsmD gene encoding 16S rRNA (guanine(966)-N(2))-methyltransferase RsmD, whose translation is MRIISGDKRGIQLQAVPGTNTRPTTDKVKEAIFNMIGPYFDGGNGLDLFAGSGNLGLEALSRGLDHMIFVDKDRKAFQTVKDNIKKCGYEDHSEVYRNEAERALKAVAKRGLQFECIFLDPPYKNKQLDAYLAFIDEHRMLSEAGVVMCEHDSNTEVPERSGSLVRLKHELYGTTGISIYKREEETHEA
- a CDS encoding DUF420 domain-containing protein, with product MTLPLLPTLSTFFIVVSAVLVAIGWALVRKRKIEAHKKTMFAAAIAALTFFIIYMSRTIFAGNTAFGGPDEMKIYYTLFLIFHIILATTGAVFGLVTIWLGYKNRIKKHRKIGPVTSVIWFATAITGVMVYLLLYVLYEGGETTSVIKAILGT
- the ylbD gene encoding spore coat protein YlbD, giving the protein MSTQRLDEFKVYLKKHPELVQKVRRQELTWQELYEEWLLLGDDKGSGIEFDQIFSSVKEKIQHFDPAQIEEYSKRLQSGLDFFQEMLNHFNKQNDKEDDILMKQWKQ